A stretch of Anaeromyxobacter dehalogenans 2CP-1 DNA encodes these proteins:
- a CDS encoding protein-disulfide reductase DsbD family protein has product MLAFAVAFAGGVATSLTPCVYPLIPITVSIFGARKAGSRGEAMAVSALYVLGIAAMYSALGVGAALTGKAFGSVMQNPWVIGFVALVLAAMAASMFGAFELQLPASMQARLNGVGGAGRAGAFAMGLVSGIIAAPCTGPVLAAALTFVAAKGSVAFGFGIMFAYALGMGLLFFLIGAFSISLPKSGAWMETVKSVFGVALLAAALIFLKDAFPALKPLFSAARGAAFAAAAAAALGVLAGALSGSFHAPARQRLAKGLGVALLVGGIAYAAGAAGARERARAHAGFSWLHSEAEALALAKAEGRPVIIDFWADWCTACKELDKIAWAKPEVQDEAARFVALKLDGTDGSDAFNALAEKYGVVGMPTVIFIDPRGREVPDRVMGAISAGEMVQKLRAVDRACEGQPSPAKPAAVQGEPVAMACASRW; this is encoded by the coding sequence GTGCTGGCGTTCGCGGTCGCGTTCGCCGGCGGCGTGGCGACCAGCCTCACGCCGTGCGTGTACCCGCTCATCCCGATCACCGTCTCGATCTTCGGCGCCCGCAAGGCGGGCTCCCGCGGCGAGGCGATGGCGGTGTCGGCGCTCTACGTCCTCGGCATCGCCGCGATGTACTCCGCCCTCGGGGTGGGTGCGGCGCTCACCGGCAAGGCGTTCGGCAGCGTGATGCAGAACCCGTGGGTGATCGGGTTCGTGGCGCTCGTGCTCGCCGCCATGGCGGCCTCGATGTTCGGCGCGTTCGAGCTGCAGCTCCCGGCCTCGATGCAGGCCCGCCTGAACGGCGTGGGCGGCGCGGGCCGCGCCGGCGCCTTCGCGATGGGGCTCGTCTCCGGGATCATCGCCGCGCCCTGCACCGGGCCGGTGCTCGCCGCCGCGCTCACCTTCGTGGCGGCCAAGGGCTCGGTCGCGTTCGGCTTCGGCATCATGTTCGCGTACGCGCTCGGCATGGGGCTGCTGTTCTTCCTCATCGGCGCGTTCTCCATCTCGCTCCCGAAGAGCGGGGCGTGGATGGAGACGGTGAAGTCGGTGTTCGGCGTGGCGCTGCTCGCGGCCGCGCTCATCTTCCTGAAGGACGCGTTCCCCGCGCTGAAGCCGCTGTTCTCGGCGGCCCGCGGCGCGGCGTTCGCGGCGGCCGCCGCGGCGGCGCTCGGCGTGCTGGCCGGCGCGCTCTCCGGGAGCTTCCACGCGCCCGCGCGGCAGCGGCTCGCGAAGGGGCTCGGCGTCGCGCTCCTGGTGGGCGGGATCGCCTACGCGGCCGGCGCGGCCGGCGCCCGCGAGCGGGCGCGCGCGCACGCGGGCTTCTCGTGGCTCCACTCCGAGGCGGAGGCGCTCGCGCTCGCCAAGGCCGAGGGCCGGCCGGTCATCATCGACTTCTGGGCCGACTGGTGCACCGCCTGCAAGGAGCTGGACAAGATCGCCTGGGCGAAGCCGGAGGTGCAGGACGAGGCCGCCCGGTTCGTGGCGCTGAAGCTCGACGGCACCGACGGCTCGGACGCGTTCAACGCGCTCGCCGAGAAGTACGGCGTGGTGGGCATGCCCACCGTGATCTTCATCGACCCGCGCGGTCGCGAGGTGCCGGACCGCGTGATGGGCGCCATCTCCGCCGGCGAGATGGTGCAGAAGCTCCGCGCCGTGGACCGCGCCTGCGAGGGCCAGCCGTCGCCGGCGAAGCCCGCCGCGGTGCAGGGCGAGCCGGTCGCGATGGCCTGCGCCTCGCGCTGGTAG
- a CDS encoding IscS subfamily cysteine desulfurase, producing MKIPIYMDYHATTPVDPRVLEAMLPYFTTEYGNAASKSHAFGWKAEEAVEAAREEVAKLIGASAKEIVWTSGATESDNLAVKGAAHFYQAKGKHLVTCKTEHKAVLDSMHALERQGFEVTFLEPERDGRLDPAKVQAALRPDTILVSVMHANNETGVVHPIAEIGRIARGAGVVFHCDAVQSIGKIPFDVEAMNVDLASISAHKMYGPKGMGALYVRRKPRVRLVAEMDGGGHERGFRSGTLNVPGIVGMGKAAELARLERDAEAVRVTALRERLRKGLEKELDLLTVNGSLEHRVPGNLNVSFAYVEGEALMMAVKDVAVSSGSACTSASLEPSYVLRAMGVSEDLAHSSIRFGLGRFSTEEEVDYTIRLFGEKVRKLREMSPLYEMVKDGVDLNQIEWANPH from the coding sequence ATGAAGATTCCCATCTACATGGATTACCACGCGACGACGCCCGTCGATCCGCGCGTGCTGGAGGCCATGCTCCCGTACTTCACCACGGAGTACGGGAACGCCGCGTCGAAGAGCCACGCCTTCGGCTGGAAGGCCGAGGAGGCGGTGGAGGCAGCCCGCGAGGAGGTCGCGAAGCTGATCGGCGCCTCGGCCAAGGAGATCGTCTGGACGAGCGGCGCGACCGAGTCCGACAACCTCGCGGTCAAGGGCGCGGCGCACTTCTACCAGGCGAAGGGCAAGCACCTCGTCACCTGCAAGACCGAGCACAAGGCGGTGCTCGACTCGATGCACGCCCTCGAGCGGCAGGGCTTCGAGGTCACCTTCCTCGAGCCCGAGCGCGACGGCCGGCTCGATCCCGCCAAGGTGCAGGCGGCGCTGCGCCCCGACACGATCCTCGTCTCGGTGATGCACGCGAACAACGAGACCGGCGTGGTCCACCCCATCGCCGAGATCGGCCGCATCGCCCGCGGGGCGGGCGTGGTGTTCCACTGCGACGCGGTGCAGTCGATCGGCAAGATCCCGTTCGACGTCGAGGCGATGAACGTGGATCTCGCCTCGATCTCCGCGCACAAGATGTACGGCCCGAAGGGGATGGGCGCGCTCTACGTCCGCCGCAAGCCGCGCGTGCGCCTCGTCGCCGAGATGGACGGCGGCGGCCACGAGCGCGGCTTCCGCTCCGGCACGCTGAACGTCCCCGGCATCGTGGGCATGGGCAAGGCGGCCGAGCTGGCGCGGCTGGAGCGCGACGCCGAGGCGGTCCGCGTCACCGCGCTCCGCGAGCGGCTGCGCAAGGGCCTGGAGAAGGAGCTCGATCTCCTGACCGTGAACGGGAGCCTGGAGCACCGCGTCCCCGGCAACCTCAACGTGAGCTTCGCCTACGTCGAGGGCGAGGCGCTCATGATGGCGGTGAAGGACGTGGCCGTCTCCTCCGGCTCCGCCTGCACCAGCGCGTCGCTCGAGCCGTCGTACGTGCTCCGGGCGATGGGCGTGTCCGAGGACCTGGCCCACTCGTCGATCCGCTTCGGCCTGGGCCGGTTCAGCACGGAGGAGGAGGTGGACTACACGATCCGCCTCTTCGGCGAGAAGGTCCGCAAGCTGCGCGAGATGTCGCCGCTCTACGAGATGGTGAAGGACGGCGTCGACCTGAACCAGATCGAGTGGGCGAACCCACACTAG
- the iscU gene encoding Fe-S cluster assembly scaffold IscU — MAYSEKLIDHYEHPRNVGSLDKNDPDVGTGLVGAPACGDVMKLQIKVSDDGVIEDAKFKTFGCGSAIASSSLVTEWVKGRTVEEALTIKNTDVANELNLPPVKIHCSVLAEDAIKAAVADWQKKHGREPSVKPNTVQGDRSALIEKGVLKSGI; from the coding sequence ATGGCGTACTCCGAGAAGCTCATCGACCACTACGAGCACCCCCGCAACGTCGGCTCGCTCGACAAGAACGATCCGGACGTCGGCACGGGCCTGGTGGGCGCCCCGGCCTGCGGCGACGTGATGAAGCTGCAGATCAAGGTCAGCGACGACGGCGTCATCGAGGACGCGAAGTTCAAGACGTTCGGCTGCGGGTCGGCCATCGCCTCGTCGTCGCTCGTGACCGAGTGGGTGAAGGGCCGGACGGTGGAGGAGGCCCTCACCATCAAGAACACCGACGTGGCGAACGAGCTGAACCTGCCGCCGGTCAAGATCCACTGCTCGGTCCTGGCGGAGGATGCCATCAAGGCGGCGGTGGCCGACTGGCAGAAGAAGCACGGCCGGGAGCCGTCGGTGAAGCCGAACACGGTCCAGGGCGATCGCAGCGCGCTCATCGAGAAGGGCGTGCTGAAGTCCGGGATCTAG
- a CDS encoding HesB/IscA family protein, producing the protein MAAAIEISEKAAVQIKALGAQKGTPAGGLRLGVKGGGCSGLSYFIDWSNEPARFDQVIERDGARVFVDPKSAVFLAGTVIDWQQTLMQTGFVFRNPNVKSACGCGESFTI; encoded by the coding sequence ATGGCGGCGGCGATCGAGATCAGCGAGAAGGCGGCGGTGCAGATCAAGGCGCTCGGCGCGCAGAAGGGCACGCCCGCGGGCGGGCTCCGCCTCGGCGTGAAGGGCGGGGGCTGCTCGGGCCTGTCGTACTTCATCGACTGGTCGAACGAGCCGGCCAGGTTCGACCAGGTCATCGAGCGCGACGGCGCGCGCGTGTTCGTGGACCCGAAGAGCGCGGTGTTCCTCGCCGGCACCGTGATCGACTGGCAGCAGACGCTCATGCAGACCGGGTTCGTGTTCCGGAACCCGAACGTGAAGAGCGCCTGCGGCTGCGGCGAGTCCTTCACGATCTAG
- the hscB gene encoding Fe-S protein assembly co-chaperone HscB, producing MAHCWSCKAQEEQQTPFCPSCQKIQPVGRTEDYFSLLGLPRQFALDPAELDRNFRTLSRSLHPDRFAKAEARERRLSLERATRLNDAHRYLKDWRLRAAYLLKLAGTDVFAEGRTFADPQFLEEQLEWREDMALAQSDRDAAGLRDIAARARARLQALETEVARCFEDDHWFSELVIEIARLLSRARYYDHIIADAERASAAVAS from the coding sequence GTGGCGCACTGCTGGAGCTGCAAGGCGCAGGAGGAGCAGCAGACCCCCTTCTGCCCGAGCTGCCAGAAGATCCAGCCGGTCGGGCGCACCGAGGACTACTTCTCGCTGCTCGGCCTGCCGCGCCAGTTCGCGCTCGATCCCGCGGAGCTCGACCGCAACTTCCGCACGCTCTCCCGCTCGCTGCACCCCGATCGCTTCGCCAAGGCGGAGGCGCGAGAGCGCCGCCTCTCGCTGGAGCGCGCCACCCGGCTGAACGACGCGCACCGCTACCTGAAGGACTGGCGCCTCCGCGCCGCCTACCTGCTCAAGCTGGCCGGCACCGACGTGTTCGCCGAGGGCAGGACCTTCGCCGATCCGCAGTTCCTGGAGGAGCAGCTGGAGTGGCGCGAGGACATGGCGCTCGCCCAGTCGGATCGCGACGCGGCCGGCCTGCGCGACATCGCGGCCCGCGCCCGGGCCCGCCTGCAGGCCCTCGAGACCGAGGTGGCGCGCTGCTTCGAGGACGATCACTGGTTCTCGGAGCTCGTGATCGAGATCGCTCGCCTGCTCTCCCGCGCCCGGTATTACGATCACATCATCGCGGACGCGGAGCGCGCCAGCGCGGCGGTCGCGTCCTAG
- the hscA gene encoding Fe-S protein assembly chaperone HscA: MPRAIGIDLGTTNSLVAHVDERNRPRILPVDEGRPLLASAVFYPPDGSVEVGGAAKRRAPERPVDTILSVKRFMGRGPGDIRPEDRGIYQFDEAGAMVRLRVGGGKRTVTPIEVSAEILRVLRRAAGEALGGAPGGCVITVPAYFDDAQRQATKDAGRLAGLDVLRLLNEPTAAAVAYGLDKRSQGVFAVYDLGGGTFDVSILRLEEGVFEVLSTVGDTHLGGDDFDRLVARRLLDGGLTPPSADPSPAVLRGAVAAAQRIREALTDEETVEAEVELPEGHHLRARLTRAELEALIQPVVERTTIPCRAALRDAGVEKVDGVVLVGGATRTPLVRRHVKALFGQEPLTDLDPDTVVALGAAVQADALDRGGREDVLLLDVIPLSLGVEMMGGVVEKIILRNSTIPASATQQFTTYADGQTGMVIHVVQGERELARDCRSLARFTLKGIPPMPAGIARVEITYSVDADGILQVSARELTTGIEQRIQVKPTYGLTEEEVEHMLVESIEHAEEDVSERFLREWRVEGDRILSSLETAFAMDGELLRPDERAAVEERMRGLRTAMEGTDYLAVKAWIESVDAASKAFAERRMDKHVAKAMAGHRVDEFGDAPPATGAKGEDQEHGEEG, translated from the coding sequence ATGCCCCGCGCGATCGGGATCGACCTCGGCACGACCAACTCGCTCGTCGCCCACGTGGACGAGCGGAACCGCCCCCGCATCCTCCCGGTGGACGAGGGCAGGCCGCTGCTCGCGTCGGCGGTGTTCTATCCGCCGGACGGCAGCGTCGAGGTCGGCGGCGCCGCCAAGCGCCGCGCCCCCGAGCGGCCGGTGGACACGATCCTGTCGGTGAAGCGCTTCATGGGCCGCGGTCCGGGCGACATCCGGCCGGAGGACCGGGGCATCTACCAGTTCGACGAGGCCGGCGCGATGGTGCGCCTCCGCGTCGGCGGCGGGAAGCGCACGGTGACGCCGATCGAGGTCTCGGCGGAGATCCTGCGCGTGCTGCGGCGCGCGGCGGGCGAGGCGCTGGGCGGAGCACCGGGCGGCTGCGTGATCACCGTGCCGGCGTACTTCGACGACGCGCAGCGCCAGGCCACCAAGGACGCCGGCCGGCTCGCCGGGCTGGACGTGCTGCGCCTCCTGAACGAGCCGACCGCGGCCGCGGTGGCGTACGGCCTCGACAAGCGCTCGCAGGGCGTGTTCGCGGTCTACGACCTGGGCGGCGGCACGTTCGACGTGTCGATCCTGCGGCTGGAGGAGGGCGTGTTCGAGGTGCTCTCCACCGTCGGCGACACGCACCTCGGCGGCGACGACTTCGACCGCCTGGTGGCGCGCAGGCTGCTCGACGGCGGCCTCACCCCGCCCAGCGCCGACCCGTCGCCGGCGGTGCTGCGCGGCGCGGTGGCGGCGGCGCAGCGGATCCGCGAGGCGCTCACCGACGAGGAGACCGTCGAGGCCGAGGTGGAGCTGCCGGAGGGTCATCACCTGCGGGCGCGCCTGACCCGTGCCGAGCTGGAGGCGCTCATCCAGCCGGTGGTGGAGCGCACCACGATCCCGTGCCGGGCGGCGCTCCGCGACGCGGGCGTCGAGAAGGTGGACGGGGTGGTGCTGGTGGGCGGGGCCACCCGCACGCCGCTGGTGCGCCGCCACGTGAAGGCGCTCTTCGGCCAGGAGCCGCTCACCGACCTCGACCCGGACACGGTGGTGGCGCTCGGGGCCGCGGTGCAGGCCGACGCGCTCGACCGGGGCGGGCGCGAGGACGTGCTGCTGCTCGACGTCATCCCGCTCTCGCTCGGCGTCGAGATGATGGGCGGGGTGGTCGAGAAGATCATCCTGCGCAACTCCACCATCCCGGCCTCCGCCACCCAGCAGTTCACCACCTACGCCGACGGCCAGACCGGCATGGTGATCCACGTGGTGCAGGGCGAGCGCGAGCTGGCCCGCGACTGCCGCTCGCTGGCCCGCTTCACGCTGAAGGGCATCCCGCCCATGCCGGCCGGCATCGCGCGGGTGGAGATCACCTACTCGGTGGACGCGGACGGCATCCTGCAGGTCTCGGCGCGCGAGCTCACCACCGGCATCGAGCAGCGGATCCAGGTGAAGCCCACCTACGGCCTCACCGAGGAAGAGGTCGAGCACATGCTGGTGGAGAGCATCGAGCACGCCGAGGAGGACGTGTCCGAGCGCTTCCTGCGCGAGTGGCGGGTGGAGGGCGACCGGATCCTCTCCTCGCTCGAGACCGCGTTCGCGATGGACGGCGAGCTGCTCCGGCCCGACGAGCGGGCCGCCGTCGAGGAGCGGATGCGCGGCCTGCGCACCGCCATGGAGGGCACCGACTACCTGGCCGTGAAGGCCTGGATCGAGTCGGTGGACGCGGCCTCCAAGGCGTTCGCGGAGCGGCGCATGGACAAGCACGTGGCGAAGGCCATGGCCGGCCACCGCGTGGACGAGTTCGGCGACGCCCCGCCCGCCACGGGCGCGAAGGGCGAGGACCAGGAACACGGGGAGGAGGGCTGA
- a CDS encoding 2Fe-2S iron-sulfur cluster-binding protein, with the protein MPRVTFLPDGKSAEVPAGTSILDAAEAADVDLPHNCGGVAACTTCHVWIEQGLASLSELGDREDDKLNEAAGLAPSSRLGCQACVGGEDVVVRIPGNRIAS; encoded by the coding sequence GTGCCAAGGGTGACCTTCCTCCCGGACGGGAAGTCGGCCGAGGTGCCGGCCGGGACCTCGATCCTCGACGCGGCCGAGGCCGCCGACGTGGACCTGCCGCACAACTGCGGCGGGGTCGCGGCGTGCACCACCTGTCACGTGTGGATCGAGCAGGGGCTCGCCTCGCTCTCGGAGCTCGGCGACCGCGAGGACGACAAGCTGAACGAGGCGGCGGGGCTCGCGCCCAGCTCGCGGCTCGGGTGCCAGGCCTGCGTCGGCGGCGAGGACGTGGTGGTCCGCATCCCCGGCAACCGCATCGCGTCGTGA
- the iscX gene encoding Fe-S cluster assembly protein IscX, protein MKWTDVRDIAIELADRHPGVAPLSVRFTDLHRWVRELPGFADDPEKSSEKVLEAIQMAWLDEVE, encoded by the coding sequence ATGAAGTGGACGGACGTGCGGGACATCGCGATCGAGCTGGCGGACCGCCACCCCGGCGTGGCGCCGCTCTCGGTGCGCTTCACCGACCTGCACCGCTGGGTCCGCGAGCTGCCCGGCTTCGCCGACGACCCGGAGAAGTCGAGCGAGAAGGTCCTCGAGGCCATCCAGATGGCCTGGCTCGACGAGGTCGAGTAG
- a CDS encoding protein-glutamate methylesterase/protein-glutamine glutaminase, translated as MAPRILVVDDSAVVRMALSQILGRAGLEVETAIDPLVAMEKMRRARPDAIVLDIEMPRMDGLTFLDRVMAQDPVPVVVCSGLAGPGSEVALHALEHGAVDVIEKPRLGVKGFLEESARRIVEVVRAATQARLRARVRALRPLPRAPAGAQPRPAPRLAARPGRAELVVVGASTGGTEALRVLLEAMPADAPAIAVVQHMPEVFTEQFARRLDKLCRIEVKEAADGDRLLPGRALVAPGNRHLSVKRAGGLVAVVSDGPPVSLHRPSVDVLFHSAARVAGPGTLAILLTGMGDDGADGMVELRRAGAHTVAQDESTSVVFGMPKEAIARGGAVEVLPLPRIAPALLAWAR; from the coding sequence GTGGCGCCGCGCATCCTGGTGGTGGACGACTCGGCGGTGGTCCGGATGGCGCTGTCCCAGATCCTGGGACGGGCCGGGCTCGAGGTCGAGACCGCCATCGACCCGCTGGTGGCGATGGAGAAGATGCGCCGGGCCCGCCCGGACGCGATCGTCCTCGACATCGAGATGCCGCGCATGGACGGGCTCACGTTCCTCGACCGCGTCATGGCCCAGGATCCCGTGCCGGTGGTGGTGTGCTCGGGCCTGGCCGGGCCGGGGAGCGAGGTGGCGCTGCACGCGCTGGAGCACGGCGCGGTGGACGTCATCGAGAAGCCGCGCCTCGGGGTGAAGGGGTTCCTGGAGGAGTCGGCGCGGCGGATCGTGGAGGTGGTCCGCGCCGCCACGCAGGCGCGCCTGCGGGCCCGGGTCCGCGCGCTCCGCCCGCTGCCCCGGGCACCGGCCGGCGCCCAGCCCCGTCCCGCCCCCCGGCTCGCGGCGCGGCCCGGGCGCGCCGAGCTGGTGGTGGTGGGCGCCTCGACCGGCGGCACCGAGGCGCTGCGCGTGCTGCTCGAGGCGATGCCGGCCGACGCGCCCGCCATCGCGGTGGTGCAGCACATGCCGGAGGTGTTCACCGAGCAGTTCGCGAGGCGCCTCGACAAGCTCTGCCGGATCGAGGTGAAGGAGGCCGCCGACGGCGATCGGCTGCTGCCCGGGCGCGCGCTGGTGGCGCCCGGCAACCGTCACCTCTCGGTGAAGCGCGCGGGCGGGCTGGTGGCGGTGGTGTCCGACGGCCCGCCGGTCTCGCTGCACCGGCCCAGCGTGGACGTGCTGTTCCACTCGGCCGCACGGGTCGCGGGACCGGGCACGCTCGCCATCCTGCTCACCGGCATGGGCGACGACGGCGCGGACGGGATGGTGGAGCTGCGACGGGCCGGCGCGCACACGGTCGCGCAGGACGAGTCCACCTCGGTGGTGTTCGGGATGCCGAAGGAGGCCATCGCCCGCGGCGGGGCCGTCGAGGTGCTCCCGCTCCCGCGCATCGCGCCCGCCCTGCTGGCCTGGGCGCGATAG
- a CDS encoding CheR family methyltransferase, whose product MSRAAEEGAPRRAALVEPRPLATVSDRDFLRFQALINREAGIWLAPVKKALLVGRLARRLRELGLHGYGEYYDRVVEDGAERVRMLDAICTNETHFFREPRHFDLLAERIVPAWVAEADAGRRPRRARVWSAACSTGEEPYSLAMSLLAGLPGWEVEIVATDLSTKVLARAEDALWPVEKAKEIPAAYLKAYMLRGFGSQEGLMKAGPEIRRLVRFARLNLSQEPYPAIGHFDLVFCRNVLIYFDRDTKAKVVNRLLDRLVPGGHLFLGHAESLGGLSTRARAVVPTVYQLAADAPPARSA is encoded by the coding sequence GTGAGCCGCGCCGCCGAGGAGGGCGCGCCCCGCCGCGCCGCGCTGGTCGAACCGCGCCCGCTCGCCACGGTGAGCGACCGCGACTTCCTGCGCTTCCAGGCGCTCATCAACCGCGAGGCGGGCATCTGGCTCGCGCCGGTGAAGAAGGCGCTGCTGGTGGGCCGGCTGGCGCGCCGCCTGCGCGAGCTCGGGCTGCACGGCTACGGCGAGTACTACGACCGCGTGGTGGAGGACGGCGCCGAGCGCGTGCGGATGCTCGACGCCATCTGCACCAACGAGACGCACTTCTTCCGCGAGCCGCGCCACTTCGACCTGCTGGCCGAGCGGATCGTCCCGGCCTGGGTGGCCGAGGCGGACGCGGGCCGGCGGCCGCGGCGGGCCCGCGTGTGGAGCGCCGCGTGCTCCACCGGCGAGGAGCCGTACTCGCTCGCCATGTCGCTGCTGGCCGGGCTGCCGGGCTGGGAGGTGGAGATCGTCGCCACCGACCTCTCCACGAAGGTGCTGGCGCGCGCCGAGGACGCGCTCTGGCCGGTGGAGAAGGCGAAGGAGATCCCGGCGGCGTACCTGAAGGCTTACATGCTGCGGGGCTTCGGCAGCCAGGAGGGCCTCATGAAGGCAGGGCCGGAGATCCGCCGCCTGGTCCGCTTCGCGCGCCTGAACCTCAGCCAGGAGCCGTACCCGGCCATCGGGCACTTCGACCTCGTGTTCTGCCGGAACGTCCTCATCTACTTCGACCGCGACACCAAGGCCAAGGTGGTGAACCGGCTCCTCGACCGGCTGGTGCCGGGCGGCCACCTGTTCCTCGGCCACGCCGAGAGCCTGGGCGGCCTCTCCACCCGGGCGCGCGCGGTCGTGCCCACCGTGTACCAGCTCGCCGCCGACGCGCCGCCGGCGCGTTCCGCCTGA
- a CDS encoding chemotaxis protein CheW, protein MAESTESAQRAQYLSFSLGGAEYGVGILKVKEILQYEAITRVPSTPRSVRGVINLRGAVVPVIDLGVKFGLAETEVTRLTCILIVEALLEGQPTVVGVMADAVREVIELGFDDVEPPPSFGTQVRVDFLLGMGKVGKRFVLLLDLDRVISADEKEFAEAVRDGLPEAEAPAAEGAAGDAAAAAPEPAAEAPPAP, encoded by the coding sequence ATGGCCGAGAGCACCGAGAGCGCGCAGCGCGCACAGTACCTGTCCTTCTCGCTGGGGGGCGCCGAGTACGGCGTCGGCATCCTCAAGGTGAAGGAGATCCTGCAGTACGAGGCGATCACGCGCGTGCCTTCCACGCCGCGCTCCGTCCGCGGGGTCATCAACCTGCGAGGCGCGGTGGTCCCGGTGATCGACCTGGGCGTGAAGTTCGGCCTGGCCGAGACCGAGGTGACCCGCCTCACCTGCATCCTGATCGTCGAGGCGCTGCTCGAGGGCCAGCCCACGGTCGTGGGCGTCATGGCCGACGCGGTCCGCGAGGTGATCGAGCTCGGGTTCGACGACGTCGAGCCGCCCCCGTCCTTCGGCACCCAGGTCCGCGTGGACTTCCTGCTCGGCATGGGCAAGGTCGGCAAGCGCTTCGTGCTGCTGCTCGACCTCGACCGGGTGATCTCCGCCGACGAGAAGGAGTTCGCCGAGGCGGTGCGCGACGGGCTGCCCGAGGCCGAGGCGCCCGCCGCCGAGGGCGCCGCCGGCGACGCCGCCGCCGCCGCGCCCGAGCCCGCCGCGGAGGCGCCGCCCGCCCCGTGA
- a CDS encoding chemotaxis protein CheA: protein MDELEIDREALLATFLAEADETFAHMEQQLLALERTPEDDELLNALFRDVHTLKGAASLVSFDGARDVAHDLEDVLERLRQKTLAVTDALVTLLLQSVDVLRRAVAEAEAGAGGGGASDAVLAFRARLAEAARAAVAERAAPSGAAEAPDAHEPHAPHAAAARTLRVDVGKLDRMLNLSGEIAIARGRLGEMLERRGGVSAEDALDAHREADRLYLDLQELIMKARMVPIGPTFHQHVRTLRDLASNLGKQARLVMEGEDVEVDTAVIEHIRDPLLHMVRNALDHGIERPDERRAAGKPPVGTLTLRAFHDAGSMVVQVLDDGRGLDVRRIAQQAVARGLASDPARIGPEDAAGLIFEPGLSTADAVTELSGRGVGMDVVRRNIEALRGSVSVESEPGHGTAITLRVPLTLAIIQGFKVGVGGETYILPLDAVSECLELPPEETRAGAPWGVINVRGKPLPYLRLRDHFKVAGAAPQRENVVVVQHGAQVAGVAVDVLHGESSTVIKPLGGLVGAVAGVSGSSILGNGRVALILDVAGILRETLRRAAAQAAA, encoded by the coding sequence ATGGACGAGCTCGAGATCGATCGCGAGGCGCTGCTCGCCACGTTCCTGGCGGAGGCGGACGAGACGTTCGCGCACATGGAGCAGCAGCTCCTCGCGCTCGAGCGCACGCCGGAGGACGACGAGCTCCTGAACGCGCTGTTCCGCGACGTGCACACGCTGAAGGGCGCCGCGTCGCTGGTGTCGTTCGACGGCGCGCGCGACGTGGCGCACGACCTCGAGGACGTGCTGGAGCGGCTCCGCCAGAAGACGCTCGCGGTCACCGACGCGCTGGTGACGCTGCTGCTCCAGTCGGTGGACGTGCTCCGCCGGGCCGTGGCCGAGGCCGAGGCCGGGGCCGGTGGGGGCGGCGCCTCGGACGCGGTCCTGGCGTTCCGCGCCAGGCTGGCCGAGGCGGCCCGGGCGGCGGTGGCCGAGCGCGCCGCGCCCTCGGGCGCCGCCGAGGCGCCGGACGCGCACGAGCCGCACGCGCCGCACGCAGCCGCCGCGCGCACGCTCCGCGTCGACGTGGGCAAGCTCGACCGCATGCTCAACCTGTCGGGCGAGATCGCCATCGCGCGCGGGCGCCTGGGCGAGATGCTGGAGCGGCGTGGCGGGGTGTCGGCGGAGGACGCGCTCGACGCGCACCGCGAGGCGGACCGGCTCTACCTCGACCTGCAGGAGCTGATCATGAAGGCCCGCATGGTGCCCATCGGGCCGACGTTCCACCAGCACGTGCGCACGCTGCGCGACCTCGCCTCGAACCTGGGCAAGCAGGCCCGGCTGGTGATGGAGGGCGAGGACGTCGAGGTGGACACCGCGGTCATCGAGCACATCCGCGACCCGCTGCTGCACATGGTCCGCAACGCGCTCGACCACGGCATCGAGCGGCCCGACGAGCGGCGCGCCGCGGGCAAGCCGCCGGTGGGCACGCTCACGCTGCGCGCGTTCCACGACGCGGGCAGCATGGTGGTGCAGGTGCTGGACGACGGGCGCGGCCTGGACGTGCGGCGCATCGCGCAGCAGGCGGTGGCGCGCGGGCTCGCCTCCGATCCCGCCCGCATCGGCCCCGAGGACGCGGCCGGCCTGATCTTCGAGCCGGGCCTGTCCACCGCGGACGCGGTCACCGAGCTGTCCGGCCGCGGCGTGGGCATGGACGTGGTCCGGCGCAACATCGAGGCGCTGCGCGGCTCGGTGTCGGTGGAGAGCGAGCCGGGGCACGGCACCGCCATCACCCTGCGCGTCCCGCTCACCCTCGCCATCATCCAGGGCTTCAAGGTGGGCGTGGGCGGCGAGACGTACATCCTCCCGCTCGACGCGGTCTCCGAGTGCCTGGAGCTCCCGCCGGAGGAGACGCGGGCCGGCGCGCCCTGGGGCGTCATCAACGTGCGCGGGAAGCCGCTCCCGTACCTGCGGCTCCGCGACCACTTCAAGGTGGCCGGCGCCGCGCCGCAGCGCGAGAACGTGGTGGTGGTGCAGCACGGCGCCCAGGTGGCGGGCGTGGCCGTGGACGTGCTGCACGGCGAGAGCTCGACGGTGATCAAGCCGCTGGGCGGGCTGGTGGGCGCCGTGGCCGGCGTCTCGGGATCGTCGATCCTGGGCAACGGCCGGGTGGCCCTGATCCTGGACGTGGCGGGCATCCTGCGCGAGACGCTCCGCCGGGCGGCGGCGCAGGCGGCCGCCTGA